The following proteins come from a genomic window of Miscanthus floridulus cultivar M001 chromosome 2, ASM1932011v1, whole genome shotgun sequence:
- the LOC136536124 gene encoding uncharacterized protein — translation MAMLSAASPSLDSTGAAPSVAAQNPPPPKFYKLEFATYNGSTWYYALEQDKGMTPWEHFKELCRLRFGPPIHGSRLVELGRLPFVSTVQEFADRFQAVACHARDVSARQRAELFVGGLPDHIRVDVEMRDPPDLQTAMYYARAFERRAAAM, via the exons ATGGCGATGCTCTCCGCCGCATCACCCTCGCTGGACAGCACGGGCGCGGCGCCCTCGGTCGCCGCACAGAACCCGCCGCCGCCCAAGTTTTACAAGTTGGAGTTCGCCACATACAACGGCTCT ACTTGGTACTATGCCCTCGAGCAGGACAAGGGCATGACACCGTGGGAGCACTTCAAGGAGCTGTGTCGTCTGCGCTTCGGCCCTCCGATCCACGGGAGTCGGCTGGTTGAGCTGGGCCGGCTGCCGTTTGTTTCCACTGTGCAGGAGTTTGCCGATCGCTTCCAGGCGGTGGCATGTCACGCCCGGGACGTCTCCGCGCGTCAGCGGGCCGAGCTCTTCGTTGGTGGCCTTCCGGATCATATCCGGGTGGACGTGGAGATGCGCGACCCCCCGGACCTCCAGACGGCCATGTACTACGCCCGGGCGTTCGAGCGTCGTGCGGCTGCCATGTAG
- the LOC136537998 gene encoding transcription factor bHLH68-like isoform X4, which translates to MVKEEEIMAEAGGGRSYMDLLGLGEDDYLLCLSPSSYFTSSIASATTTSATTSTTAAASLPTTCTSYLDLAPAYHHMLSFAGQEQYQGDGVLGFQCYGGDHAIPAAVPQKSSPTTECSSSISSMSSSPPATAISAVSCSKPQAFKLLVLVQKKGSRSSEQRKAASAAATAAAAGGATNKRPRVRRERLGERIIALQQLVSPFGKSDTASVLHEALGYIRFLHDQVQVLSSPNMQRQPASAHVPSAAGTVVEPPRASDLRSRSLCLVPVSCTEHLAGNSHGGNGADLWSVAKAAADNKGPAGGMLLPGGGHPRHGRLA; encoded by the exons ATGGTGAAGGAAGAGGAGATCATGGCCGAGGCAGGAGGAGGGCGCAGTTACATGGACCTGCTTGGTCTCGGAGAAGACGACTACCTGCTGTGCCTGTCCCCTTCCTCCTACTTCACTTCCAGTatcgcctccgccaccaccaccagcgcCACCACTTCCACCACTGCTGCCGCGTCGTTGCCTACGACCTGCACCTCCTACCTGGACCTGGCTCCCGCCTACCACCACATGCTGAGCTTCGCTGGCCAAGAGCAGTACCAGGGCGACGGCGTCCTCGGCTTCCAGTGCTACGGAGGCGATCACGCGATTCCGGCGGCTGTCCCGCAGAAGTCCAGCCCGACCACCGAgtgctcctcctccatctcctccaTGTCGTCCTCGCCGCCTGCGACAGCCATCTCCGCCGTCTCCTGCTCAAAGCCACAGGCTTTCAAG TTGTTGGTTCTTGTGCAGAAGAAGGGATCAAGGAGCAGTGAGCAAAGAAAGGCtgcttctgccgctgccactgccgctgctgctggtggtgctaCGAACAAGAGGCCGAGG GTGAGGAGGGAGAGGCTCGGGGAGAGGATCATAGCTCTGCAGCAGCTGGTTTCTCCGTTCGGAAAG TCTGATACGGCCTCCGTTCTGCACGAGGCGCTGGGATACATACGCTTCCTTCACGACCAGGTTCAG GTCCTGAGCTCGCCGAACATGCAGCGCCAGCCGGCCTCAGCGCACGTCCCG AGCGCGGCGGGGACGGTGGTGGAGCCGCCGCGGGCGAGCGACCTGAGGAGCCGGAGCCTGTGCCTGGTGCCCGTCTCCTGCACGGAGCACCTCGCCGGCAACAGCCACGGCGGCAACGGCGCCGACCTCTGGTCCGTGGCGAAGGCGGCCGCGGACAACAAGGGGCCTGCCGGCGGAATGCTGCTGCCTGGTGGTGGTCACCCTCGCCATGGGCGCCTGGCCTAG
- the LOC136537998 gene encoding transcription factor bHLH68-like isoform X5 codes for MVKEEEIMAEAGGGRSYMDLLGLGEDDYLLCLSPSSYFTSSIASATTTSATTSTTAAASLPTTCTSYLDLAPAYHHMLSFAGQEQYQGDGVLGFQCYGGDHAIPAAVPQKSSPTTECSSSISSMSSSPPATAISAVSCSKPQAFKKKGSRSSEQRKAASAAATAAAAGGATNKRPRVRRERLGERIIALQQLVSPFGKSDTASVLHEALGYIRFLHDQVQVLSSPNMQRQPASAHVPESAAGTVVEPPRASDLRSRSLCLVPVSCTEHLAGNSHGGNGADLWSVAKAAADNKGPAGGMLLPGGGHPRHGRLA; via the exons ATGGTGAAGGAAGAGGAGATCATGGCCGAGGCAGGAGGAGGGCGCAGTTACATGGACCTGCTTGGTCTCGGAGAAGACGACTACCTGCTGTGCCTGTCCCCTTCCTCCTACTTCACTTCCAGTatcgcctccgccaccaccaccagcgcCACCACTTCCACCACTGCTGCCGCGTCGTTGCCTACGACCTGCACCTCCTACCTGGACCTGGCTCCCGCCTACCACCACATGCTGAGCTTCGCTGGCCAAGAGCAGTACCAGGGCGACGGCGTCCTCGGCTTCCAGTGCTACGGAGGCGATCACGCGATTCCGGCGGCTGTCCCGCAGAAGTCCAGCCCGACCACCGAgtgctcctcctccatctcctccaTGTCGTCCTCGCCGCCTGCGACAGCCATCTCCGCCGTCTCCTGCTCAAAGCCACAGGCTTTCAAG AAGAAGGGATCAAGGAGCAGTGAGCAAAGAAAGGCtgcttctgccgctgccactgccgctgctgctggtggtgctaCGAACAAGAGGCCGAGG GTGAGGAGGGAGAGGCTCGGGGAGAGGATCATAGCTCTGCAGCAGCTGGTTTCTCCGTTCGGAAAG TCTGATACGGCCTCCGTTCTGCACGAGGCGCTGGGATACATACGCTTCCTTCACGACCAGGTTCAG GTCCTGAGCTCGCCGAACATGCAGCGCCAGCCGGCCTCAGCGCACGTCCCG GAGAGCGCGGCGGGGACGGTGGTGGAGCCGCCGCGGGCGAGCGACCTGAGGAGCCGGAGCCTGTGCCTGGTGCCCGTCTCCTGCACGGAGCACCTCGCCGGCAACAGCCACGGCGGCAACGGCGCCGACCTCTGGTCCGTGGCGAAGGCGGCCGCGGACAACAAGGGGCCTGCCGGCGGAATGCTGCTGCCTGGTGGTGGTCACCCTCGCCATGGGCGCCTGGCCTAG
- the LOC136537998 gene encoding transcription factor bHLH68-like isoform X1, whose amino-acid sequence MVKEEEIMAEAGGGRSYMDLLGLGEDDYLLCLSPSSYFTSSIASATTTSATTSTTAAASLPTTCTSYLDLAPAYHHMLSFAGQEQYQGDGVLGFQCYGGDHAIPAAVPQKSSPTTECSSSISSMSSSPPATAISAVSCSKPQAFKLLVLVQKKGSRSSEQRKAASAAATAAAAGGATNKRPRVRRERLGERIIALQQLVSPFGKSDTASVLHEALGYIRFLHDQVQVLSSPNMQRQPASAHVPVSTKRQTPTQTQNLLPSAAGTVVEPPRASDLRSRSLCLVPVSCTEHLAGNSHGGNGADLWSVAKAAADNKGPAGGMLLPGGGHPRHGRLA is encoded by the exons ATGGTGAAGGAAGAGGAGATCATGGCCGAGGCAGGAGGAGGGCGCAGTTACATGGACCTGCTTGGTCTCGGAGAAGACGACTACCTGCTGTGCCTGTCCCCTTCCTCCTACTTCACTTCCAGTatcgcctccgccaccaccaccagcgcCACCACTTCCACCACTGCTGCCGCGTCGTTGCCTACGACCTGCACCTCCTACCTGGACCTGGCTCCCGCCTACCACCACATGCTGAGCTTCGCTGGCCAAGAGCAGTACCAGGGCGACGGCGTCCTCGGCTTCCAGTGCTACGGAGGCGATCACGCGATTCCGGCGGCTGTCCCGCAGAAGTCCAGCCCGACCACCGAgtgctcctcctccatctcctccaTGTCGTCCTCGCCGCCTGCGACAGCCATCTCCGCCGTCTCCTGCTCAAAGCCACAGGCTTTCAAG TTGTTGGTTCTTGTGCAGAAGAAGGGATCAAGGAGCAGTGAGCAAAGAAAGGCtgcttctgccgctgccactgccgctgctgctggtggtgctaCGAACAAGAGGCCGAGG GTGAGGAGGGAGAGGCTCGGGGAGAGGATCATAGCTCTGCAGCAGCTGGTTTCTCCGTTCGGAAAG TCTGATACGGCCTCCGTTCTGCACGAGGCGCTGGGATACATACGCTTCCTTCACGACCAGGTTCAG GTCCTGAGCTCGCCGAACATGCAGCGCCAGCCGGCCTCAGCGCACGTCCCGGTAAGCACCAAGCGGCAAACGCCAACCCAAACCCAAAACTTACTGCCA AGCGCGGCGGGGACGGTGGTGGAGCCGCCGCGGGCGAGCGACCTGAGGAGCCGGAGCCTGTGCCTGGTGCCCGTCTCCTGCACGGAGCACCTCGCCGGCAACAGCCACGGCGGCAACGGCGCCGACCTCTGGTCCGTGGCGAAGGCGGCCGCGGACAACAAGGGGCCTGCCGGCGGAATGCTGCTGCCTGGTGGTGGTCACCCTCGCCATGGGCGCCTGGCCTAG
- the LOC136537998 gene encoding transcription factor bHLH68-like isoform X2 — protein sequence MVKEEEIMAEAGGGRSYMDLLGLGEDDYLLCLSPSSYFTSSIASATTTSATTSTTAAASLPTTCTSYLDLAPAYHHMLSFAGQEQYQGDGVLGFQCYGGDHAIPAAVPQKSSPTTECSSSISSMSSSPPATAISAVSCSKPQAFKKKGSRSSEQRKAASAAATAAAAGGATNKRPRVRRERLGERIIALQQLVSPFGKSDTASVLHEALGYIRFLHDQVQVLSSPNMQRQPASAHVPVSTKRQTPTQTQNLLPSAAGTVVEPPRASDLRSRSLCLVPVSCTEHLAGNSHGGNGADLWSVAKAAADNKGPAGGMLLPGGGHPRHGRLA from the exons ATGGTGAAGGAAGAGGAGATCATGGCCGAGGCAGGAGGAGGGCGCAGTTACATGGACCTGCTTGGTCTCGGAGAAGACGACTACCTGCTGTGCCTGTCCCCTTCCTCCTACTTCACTTCCAGTatcgcctccgccaccaccaccagcgcCACCACTTCCACCACTGCTGCCGCGTCGTTGCCTACGACCTGCACCTCCTACCTGGACCTGGCTCCCGCCTACCACCACATGCTGAGCTTCGCTGGCCAAGAGCAGTACCAGGGCGACGGCGTCCTCGGCTTCCAGTGCTACGGAGGCGATCACGCGATTCCGGCGGCTGTCCCGCAGAAGTCCAGCCCGACCACCGAgtgctcctcctccatctcctccaTGTCGTCCTCGCCGCCTGCGACAGCCATCTCCGCCGTCTCCTGCTCAAAGCCACAGGCTTTCAAG AAGAAGGGATCAAGGAGCAGTGAGCAAAGAAAGGCtgcttctgccgctgccactgccgctgctgctggtggtgctaCGAACAAGAGGCCGAGG GTGAGGAGGGAGAGGCTCGGGGAGAGGATCATAGCTCTGCAGCAGCTGGTTTCTCCGTTCGGAAAG TCTGATACGGCCTCCGTTCTGCACGAGGCGCTGGGATACATACGCTTCCTTCACGACCAGGTTCAG GTCCTGAGCTCGCCGAACATGCAGCGCCAGCCGGCCTCAGCGCACGTCCCGGTAAGCACCAAGCGGCAAACGCCAACCCAAACCCAAAACTTACTGCCA AGCGCGGCGGGGACGGTGGTGGAGCCGCCGCGGGCGAGCGACCTGAGGAGCCGGAGCCTGTGCCTGGTGCCCGTCTCCTGCACGGAGCACCTCGCCGGCAACAGCCACGGCGGCAACGGCGCCGACCTCTGGTCCGTGGCGAAGGCGGCCGCGGACAACAAGGGGCCTGCCGGCGGAATGCTGCTGCCTGGTGGTGGTCACCCTCGCCATGGGCGCCTGGCCTAG
- the LOC136537998 gene encoding transcription factor bHLH68-like isoform X3, which translates to MVKEEEIMAEAGGGRSYMDLLGLGEDDYLLCLSPSSYFTSSIASATTTSATTSTTAAASLPTTCTSYLDLAPAYHHMLSFAGQEQYQGDGVLGFQCYGGDHAIPAAVPQKSSPTTECSSSISSMSSSPPATAISAVSCSKPQAFKLLVLVQKKGSRSSEQRKAASAAATAAAAGGATNKRPRVRRERLGERIIALQQLVSPFGKSDTASVLHEALGYIRFLHDQVQVLSSPNMQRQPASAHVPESAAGTVVEPPRASDLRSRSLCLVPVSCTEHLAGNSHGGNGADLWSVAKAAADNKGPAGGMLLPGGGHPRHGRLA; encoded by the exons ATGGTGAAGGAAGAGGAGATCATGGCCGAGGCAGGAGGAGGGCGCAGTTACATGGACCTGCTTGGTCTCGGAGAAGACGACTACCTGCTGTGCCTGTCCCCTTCCTCCTACTTCACTTCCAGTatcgcctccgccaccaccaccagcgcCACCACTTCCACCACTGCTGCCGCGTCGTTGCCTACGACCTGCACCTCCTACCTGGACCTGGCTCCCGCCTACCACCACATGCTGAGCTTCGCTGGCCAAGAGCAGTACCAGGGCGACGGCGTCCTCGGCTTCCAGTGCTACGGAGGCGATCACGCGATTCCGGCGGCTGTCCCGCAGAAGTCCAGCCCGACCACCGAgtgctcctcctccatctcctccaTGTCGTCCTCGCCGCCTGCGACAGCCATCTCCGCCGTCTCCTGCTCAAAGCCACAGGCTTTCAAG TTGTTGGTTCTTGTGCAGAAGAAGGGATCAAGGAGCAGTGAGCAAAGAAAGGCtgcttctgccgctgccactgccgctgctgctggtggtgctaCGAACAAGAGGCCGAGG GTGAGGAGGGAGAGGCTCGGGGAGAGGATCATAGCTCTGCAGCAGCTGGTTTCTCCGTTCGGAAAG TCTGATACGGCCTCCGTTCTGCACGAGGCGCTGGGATACATACGCTTCCTTCACGACCAGGTTCAG GTCCTGAGCTCGCCGAACATGCAGCGCCAGCCGGCCTCAGCGCACGTCCCG GAGAGCGCGGCGGGGACGGTGGTGGAGCCGCCGCGGGCGAGCGACCTGAGGAGCCGGAGCCTGTGCCTGGTGCCCGTCTCCTGCACGGAGCACCTCGCCGGCAACAGCCACGGCGGCAACGGCGCCGACCTCTGGTCCGTGGCGAAGGCGGCCGCGGACAACAAGGGGCCTGCCGGCGGAATGCTGCTGCCTGGTGGTGGTCACCCTCGCCATGGGCGCCTGGCCTAG
- the LOC136537998 gene encoding transcription factor bHLH68-like isoform X6: MVKEEEIMAEAGGGRSYMDLLGLGEDDYLLCLSPSSYFTSSIASATTTSATTSTTAAASLPTTCTSYLDLAPAYHHMLSFAGQEQYQGDGVLGFQCYGGDHAIPAAVPQKSSPTTECSSSISSMSSSPPATAISAVSCSKPQAFKKKGSRSSEQRKAASAAATAAAAGGATNKRPRVRRERLGERIIALQQLVSPFGKSDTASVLHEALGYIRFLHDQVQVLSSPNMQRQPASAHVPSAAGTVVEPPRASDLRSRSLCLVPVSCTEHLAGNSHGGNGADLWSVAKAAADNKGPAGGMLLPGGGHPRHGRLA, translated from the exons ATGGTGAAGGAAGAGGAGATCATGGCCGAGGCAGGAGGAGGGCGCAGTTACATGGACCTGCTTGGTCTCGGAGAAGACGACTACCTGCTGTGCCTGTCCCCTTCCTCCTACTTCACTTCCAGTatcgcctccgccaccaccaccagcgcCACCACTTCCACCACTGCTGCCGCGTCGTTGCCTACGACCTGCACCTCCTACCTGGACCTGGCTCCCGCCTACCACCACATGCTGAGCTTCGCTGGCCAAGAGCAGTACCAGGGCGACGGCGTCCTCGGCTTCCAGTGCTACGGAGGCGATCACGCGATTCCGGCGGCTGTCCCGCAGAAGTCCAGCCCGACCACCGAgtgctcctcctccatctcctccaTGTCGTCCTCGCCGCCTGCGACAGCCATCTCCGCCGTCTCCTGCTCAAAGCCACAGGCTTTCAAG AAGAAGGGATCAAGGAGCAGTGAGCAAAGAAAGGCtgcttctgccgctgccactgccgctgctgctggtggtgctaCGAACAAGAGGCCGAGG GTGAGGAGGGAGAGGCTCGGGGAGAGGATCATAGCTCTGCAGCAGCTGGTTTCTCCGTTCGGAAAG TCTGATACGGCCTCCGTTCTGCACGAGGCGCTGGGATACATACGCTTCCTTCACGACCAGGTTCAG GTCCTGAGCTCGCCGAACATGCAGCGCCAGCCGGCCTCAGCGCACGTCCCG AGCGCGGCGGGGACGGTGGTGGAGCCGCCGCGGGCGAGCGACCTGAGGAGCCGGAGCCTGTGCCTGGTGCCCGTCTCCTGCACGGAGCACCTCGCCGGCAACAGCCACGGCGGCAACGGCGCCGACCTCTGGTCCGTGGCGAAGGCGGCCGCGGACAACAAGGGGCCTGCCGGCGGAATGCTGCTGCCTGGTGGTGGTCACCCTCGCCATGGGCGCCTGGCCTAG